One stretch of Tepiditoga spiralis DNA includes these proteins:
- a CDS encoding 50S ribosomal protein L25, which yields MARTRVLEVVERDLKKKANVLRSEGIIPAEVYGPGIENNRHIGVNSRNFESIVSTVKETTLVTLKDESGNEVEAFVKTLQRHKVSDKVIHIDFYVPVKGHKMHLHIPLNFVGECIGLSRGGRLEVSYHELPVEILPKDIVETIDVDITNLNVHDHITAADIAKLLPEETKIILDPEDLIVSVVPKVIEEEVSEEAEEEA from the coding sequence ATGGCTAGAACAAGAGTTCTTGAAGTAGTCGAAAGAGATTTAAAGAAAAAAGCAAATGTATTGAGAAGTGAAGGTATTATACCAGCAGAAGTTTATGGACCTGGTATAGAAAATAACAGACATATTGGTGTAAATTCAAGAAATTTTGAAAGTATTGTAAGTACAGTAAAAGAAACAACATTGGTTACTTTAAAAGATGAATCAGGAAATGAAGTTGAAGCTTTTGTAAAAACACTTCAAAGACATAAGGTTTCAGATAAAGTTATCCATATTGATTTTTATGTACCAGTAAAAGGTCATAAAATGCATCTTCACATACCTCTAAACTTTGTTGGAGAATGTATTGGTTTATCAAGAGGTGGAAGACTTGAAGTAAGTTATCATGAACTTCCAGTTGAAATCTTGCCAAAAGATATAGTTGAAACAATAGATGTTGATATTACAAACTTAAATGTTCATGATCATATTACAGCAGCAGATATAGCTAAACTTCTTCCAGAAGAAACAAAAATTATCTTAGATCCAGAAGATTTAATTGTTTCAGTAGTACCTAAAGTAATTGAAGAAGAAGTATCAGAGGAAGCAGAGGAAGAAGCTTAA
- a CDS encoding ribose-phosphate pyrophosphokinase → MAIVGNSEMKVFTGNSNLPLAQKIVEYIGTRLGDCQVSHFADGEVNVKINETVRGYDVYVIQSVSDPVNDNLMELLVMIDALKRASAGSITIIIPYYGYARQDRKAKGRDPITAKLVANLLTVAGANRVATIDLHAEQIQGFFDIPVDNLWSFPVFANYFKENEDLSDYIVVSPDVGGVKRARKFAEKLGVPLAILDKRRPKDNVAEIMHVIGEVEGKRCILFDDIIDTGGSIVGATEALIKNGAKTVTACATHGIFSKTAKEKLQNSKLDKVIVTDTIYHKELPEKFEVLSVAPMFGEAVVRIRKNLSVSILFR, encoded by the coding sequence ATGGCTATTGTTGGTAACTCTGAAATGAAAGTCTTTACGGGTAATTCAAATTTACCCCTTGCACAAAAGATAGTTGAATATATTGGTACAAGATTGGGTGATTGTCAAGTTTCTCATTTTGCTGATGGAGAAGTTAATGTAAAAATAAATGAAACAGTTAGAGGTTATGATGTTTATGTTATACAATCTGTTTCTGATCCCGTAAATGATAACTTAATGGAATTATTGGTAATGATAGATGCATTAAAAAGGGCATCTGCTGGTTCTATAACAATAATAATTCCATACTATGGTTATGCAAGACAAGATAGAAAAGCAAAAGGTAGAGATCCGATTACGGCAAAATTAGTTGCTAATCTTTTAACAGTTGCAGGAGCCAATAGAGTTGCAACAATAGACCTTCATGCCGAACAAATACAAGGTTTTTTTGATATACCTGTTGATAATTTATGGAGTTTTCCTGTTTTTGCAAATTATTTTAAGGAAAACGAAGATTTATCTGATTATATAGTAGTATCTCCAGATGTTGGTGGTGTAAAAAGAGCTAGAAAGTTTGCTGAAAAATTAGGTGTTCCGTTAGCAATTTTAGATAAAAGAAGACCAAAAGACAATGTTGCTGAAATAATGCATGTTATAGGAGAAGTTGAAGGGAAAAGATGTATTTTATTTGATGATATAATAGATACTGGTGGATCAATTGTTGGAGCAACAGAAGCATTGATAAAAAACGGTGCAAAAACTGTAACCGCTTGTGCCACTCATGGAATTTTTTCTAAAACAGCAAAAGAAAAGTTACAAAATTCAAAATTAGACAAAGTTATCGTTACAGACACGATATATCATAAGGAGTTGCCAGAAAAATTTGAAGTTTTATCTGTTGCACCGATGTTTGGTGAAGCAGTTGTAAGAATAAGAAAAAATTTATCAGTAAGTATACTTTTTAGATAA
- the glmU gene encoding bifunctional UDP-N-acetylglucosamine diphosphorylase/glucosamine-1-phosphate N-acetyltransferase GlmU, with protein sequence MKTLILAAGKGTRMKSKYPKVMHKVMGIPMLNWVIDRANEVSEDVGVVLGHGIEMVKEIVPNNIKIFEQIGMKGTGHAVMAAEEFLEGDNTLILYGDVPLISNKTLNNLLSKHKNEDNDATLLTIKLKNPFGYGRVIRENNKFKKIVEHKDANEKELIINEINTGIAIYKTEKLREALKKINTNNAQGEYYLTDTFLYFNKVGIFETNDEFEVSGINDRVQLSIIENEARKRHLKNLMKSGVTIIDPSSTYIDYGVKIGQDTIIHPQTYIYGKTIIGNECEIGPMTRVKDCTIMNNVKVLRSECEGAEIYNDVSVGPFTRLRTGAVLKSKVKIGNFVEIKKSTLEEGVKAGHLTYLGDAHIGEKTNIGAGTITCNYDGKNKFKTSIGKNAFIGSNASLVAPVKIGENVITAAGSVITEDVPDNSLAFGRARQIVKKDWVLKKMKGE encoded by the coding sequence TTGAAAACTTTAATATTGGCTGCAGGAAAGGGTACAAGAATGAAATCGAAGTATCCAAAGGTTATGCACAAAGTTATGGGAATACCTATGTTGAATTGGGTAATTGATAGAGCAAATGAAGTTTCAGAAGATGTTGGAGTTGTTCTTGGACATGGAATTGAAATGGTTAAAGAGATTGTACCAAATAATATAAAAATATTTGAACAAATTGGTATGAAAGGAACTGGTCATGCTGTTATGGCAGCAGAAGAATTTTTGGAAGGAGATAACACATTAATTCTTTATGGAGATGTTCCTTTAATTAGTAATAAAACTTTAAATAATTTATTGAGTAAACATAAAAATGAAGATAATGATGCAACTTTACTAACTATAAAATTAAAAAATCCCTTTGGATATGGAAGAGTTATAAGAGAAAATAATAAATTTAAAAAAATAGTTGAACATAAAGATGCAAATGAAAAAGAGTTAATTATAAATGAAATAAATACAGGAATAGCAATATATAAAACAGAAAAATTGAGAGAAGCTTTGAAAAAAATAAATACAAATAATGCACAAGGTGAGTATTATTTAACAGATACATTTTTATACTTTAATAAAGTTGGAATATTTGAAACTAATGATGAATTTGAAGTATCGGGAATAAATGATAGAGTTCAGCTTTCAATAATAGAAAATGAAGCAAGGAAAAGACATTTGAAAAATTTAATGAAATCAGGAGTAACGATAATAGATCCATCTTCTACATATATTGATTATGGAGTTAAAATAGGTCAAGATACAATAATTCATCCACAAACTTATATATATGGGAAAACAATAATTGGAAATGAATGTGAAATAGGACCTATGACAAGGGTAAAAGATTGTACTATAATGAATAATGTAAAAGTTTTAAGATCTGAATGTGAAGGAGCAGAAATATATAATGATGTTTCAGTTGGTCCATTTACTCGTTTGAGAACAGGAGCCGTTTTAAAAAGTAAGGTTAAAATAGGTAATTTTGTAGAAATAAAAAAGAGTACACTTGAAGAAGGTGTAAAGGCAGGACATTTAACGTATCTTGGAGATGCTCATATTGGGGAAAAAACAAATATAGGTGCAGGAACAATAACTTGTAATTATGATGGTAAAAATAAATTTAAAACAAGTATAGGAAAAAATGCTTTTATTGGAAGTAATGCATCTTTAGTTGCGCCAGTTAAAATAGGAGAAAATGTTATAACGGCAGCTGGTTCTGTTATAACTGAAGATGTTCCAGATAATTCTCTTGCTTTTGGAAGAGCAAGACAAATTGTAAAAAAGGATTGGGTTCTCAAAAAGATGAAGGGAGAGTAA
- the ruvA gene encoding Holliday junction branch migration protein RuvA yields the protein MLKKIRGKIVSIGEENISIEVGPFTLEAFPSFRILKDLETEQEYNFEASFEMSEWNMALYVFKDIDERNVFESLKKVSKIGPKTAARIVRSTDAEAISAMIGSGDISGLSKLPGIGKKTAERIASELKGKFEGIEIKNDLSDAIEALEALGYERFKIMRFLKNNDVSNMPVEEIIKIGLAKLSKK from the coding sequence ATGTTAAAAAAGATTAGAGGAAAAATTGTAAGTATAGGAGAAGAAAATATAAGTATAGAAGTAGGGCCTTTTACATTAGAGGCCTTTCCTTCTTTTAGGATTTTAAAAGATCTTGAAACTGAACAAGAATACAATTTTGAAGCTTCTTTTGAAATGAGTGAATGGAATATGGCTCTTTATGTTTTTAAAGATATAGATGAAAGGAATGTTTTTGAAAGTTTAAAAAAGGTATCTAAAATAGGTCCTAAAACTGCAGCAAGGATTGTAAGATCAACTGATGCAGAAGCAATAAGTGCAATGATAGGAAGTGGAGATATAAGCGGATTATCAAAATTACCAGGTATTGGTAAAAAAACAGCAGAAAGAATAGCTTCAGAGTTGAAAGGAAAGTTTGAAGGAATTGAAATAAAAAATGATTTGTCAGATGCAATAGAAGCCTTAGAAGCTCTTGGATATGAAAGATTCAAAATAATGAGATTTTTAAAAAATAATGATGTTTCAAATATGCCTGTTGAAGAAATAATAAAAATTGGATTGGCTAAACTATCTAAAAAATGA
- a CDS encoding bifunctional folylpolyglutamate synthase/dihydrofolate synthase → MKEFKELVEFLYGKKAGSTKIKLGLERIKKFCEILDNPQNSYKVIHVAGTNGKGSVTKALSTILKEQGYKVGTFISPHLVDINERIRINGKNISNEDFVQLYKEIEPYIERIESGNNEMSPSFFEIITAMAFQYFKNEKVDIAIVEVGLGGRLDSTNVVESDVAVITTIAKDHTKILGESLEEIAHEKAGIIKNNSMLVIGDISESPRDVIIRKAEIVGAKAVKVLGKHFNFKNTRYSLNWNSMDFKYEDKSLNELIFRCNGAYQPHNISVALAATYAFAEKNKININEEKLRKAVKNFIWEGRFELIEKNNKKIILEGAHNMAGIEMFEKTINMYMPFAKKVALIGILDDKDFEEMVKRIGPLFSEIIVTTVTSTRSENPELVYESIKKYNSNVRFVKDPIEAYEKLLKKDADYYFVTGSLYLIGEIRGHIVC, encoded by the coding sequence ATGAAAGAGTTTAAAGAATTAGTTGAATTTTTATATGGTAAAAAAGCAGGGAGTACTAAAATAAAACTAGGTCTTGAGAGAATAAAAAAATTTTGTGAGATTTTAGATAATCCACAAAATTCCTATAAGGTAATACATGTTGCTGGAACGAATGGAAAAGGAAGTGTTACAAAAGCACTTTCTACCATTTTAAAAGAGCAAGGATATAAGGTGGGCACCTTTATTTCTCCTCATTTAGTTGATATAAATGAAAGAATAAGAATAAATGGAAAAAATATAAGTAATGAAGATTTTGTTCAATTATATAAAGAAATAGAACCATACATTGAAAGAATAGAATCTGGAAATAATGAAATGTCTCCTTCGTTTTTTGAAATAATTACAGCAATGGCATTTCAATACTTTAAAAATGAAAAAGTGGATATAGCAATAGTAGAAGTAGGCCTTGGTGGAAGGTTAGATTCAACAAATGTAGTTGAATCTGATGTTGCAGTTATAACAACTATAGCAAAAGATCATACCAAAATATTGGGAGAAAGTCTTGAAGAAATAGCTCATGAAAAAGCTGGGATAATAAAGAATAATTCTATGTTGGTAATTGGAGACATTTCTGAAAGTCCTCGTGATGTAATAATAAGAAAGGCTGAGATTGTTGGAGCTAAAGCTGTAAAAGTTTTGGGAAAACATTTTAACTTTAAAAATACGAGATATAGTTTAAATTGGAATTCCATGGATTTTAAATATGAAGATAAGAGTTTAAATGAATTAATATTTAGATGTAATGGAGCTTATCAACCTCATAATATATCGGTGGCACTTGCTGCTACATATGCTTTTGCAGAAAAAAATAAAATAAATATTAATGAAGAAAAATTAAGGAAAGCAGTAAAAAATTTTATATGGGAAGGTCGCTTTGAATTAATAGAAAAAAATAATAAAAAAATAATACTTGAAGGTGCACACAATATGGCAGGAATTGAGATGTTTGAAAAAACAATAAATATGTATATGCCATTTGCAAAAAAAGTTGCACTTATTGGAATTTTAGATGATAAAGATTTTGAAGAAATGGTAAAAAGAATAGGTCCTCTTTTTAGTGAAATAATAGTTACTACAGTTACGAGTACAAGAAGTGAAAATCCAGAATTGGTTTATGAATCTATAAAAAAATATAATTCAAATGTTAGATTTGTAAAAGATCCAATTGAGGCTTATGAAAAGTTATTAAAAAAAGATGCTGATTATTATTTTGTTACAGGATCTTTATATCTTATTGGTGAAATAAGAGGACATATAGTATGTTAA
- a CDS encoding valine--tRNA ligase produces MMDIGNRYTPHELEKKWYSTWNEKETFKPKEGNDTFSIVIPPPNITGKLHVGHALNMTLQDVLTRYNRMKGLSTLWLPGEDHAGIATQHVVEKFLRESEGKRREEYGREEFVDRVWDWANEYKDHIRGQIKAMGASVDWSRERFTLDEGLNKAVRKVFVELYNEGLIYKGKYIVNWCPSCGTVLADDEVEHEDENGKFYHIKYYFENSDEYVIIATTRPETMLGDVAVAVHPSDERYKDIVGKNLILPLVNKKIPIISDPYVDPKFGTGMVKITPAHDPNDYQVGLRHNLERIQVMDESAKMTEDCGKYAGMDRYEARKEIVKDLEELNLLEKIEDHKHAVGHCYRCHTTVEPFLMDQWFVKMEPLAKKAIEAVEKEEIKFHPPRWKKVYLNWMSEIRDWCISRQLWWGHRIPVWYCEDCGHINVSENEVHKCEKCGSTNLKQDEDVLDTWFSSALWPFSTLGWPENTKDLEKFYPTSTLVTGFDIIFFWVARMIIMGEKFMNDKPFSDVYITPLVRDKQGRKMSKSLGNGLDPLEVIEKYGTDPMRFTLSILAAQGKDIKLDIKAFEPYSKFANKIWNATRFVLLNMNDFEEIELKDEMLAIEDKWIFTKLSKAVKEVSKAIEEYNFNIGAKTMYEFFWNEFCDWYIESVKDRLKDDNSKRVAQNVLVKVLDNALKLLHPFMPYITEELWQSLPIEHSSEMIITSSWPIFEKSYEIEESNFEKIMQVVRGIRNVKTEMNIAIIKKVEVKFKATNDNFMKKSDSMIKKLGFVSNIEKVSDKPNGTATAYVDDDMEVYVVVGDLIDIEAESARLEKKIGKLNKEVQKFEKKLSNKNFVEKASADVVEETKEKLNDAKVQLEKVEKLYGELK; encoded by the coding sequence ATCATGGATATAGGAAATAGATATACACCACACGAATTAGAGAAAAAGTGGTATTCGACATGGAATGAAAAAGAAACGTTTAAACCAAAAGAAGGAAATGATACATTTAGTATAGTTATTCCTCCACCAAATATAACTGGAAAATTACATGTTGGACATGCTTTAAATATGACTCTTCAAGATGTTTTAACAAGATATAATAGAATGAAAGGTCTTTCTACTTTGTGGCTTCCTGGTGAAGATCATGCAGGAATTGCAACACAGCATGTTGTTGAAAAATTTTTAAGGGAATCAGAAGGTAAAAGAAGAGAAGAGTATGGAAGAGAAGAATTTGTTGACAGAGTTTGGGATTGGGCAAATGAATATAAAGACCATATAAGAGGTCAAATTAAAGCTATGGGAGCTTCAGTTGATTGGTCAAGAGAAAGGTTTACATTGGATGAAGGATTAAACAAAGCAGTTAGAAAGGTTTTTGTAGAGTTATACAATGAAGGATTAATTTATAAGGGGAAGTATATAGTAAATTGGTGTCCAAGTTGTGGAACTGTTCTTGCTGATGATGAAGTTGAACATGAAGATGAAAATGGTAAGTTTTATCATATAAAATATTATTTTGAAAATTCTGATGAATATGTAATAATAGCAACCACAAGACCAGAAACAATGCTTGGAGATGTTGCCGTTGCTGTTCATCCATCTGATGAAAGATATAAAGATATAGTTGGTAAAAATTTAATTTTACCTCTTGTAAATAAAAAAATACCTATAATTTCTGATCCATATGTTGATCCTAAGTTTGGTACTGGTATGGTAAAGATAACTCCAGCTCACGATCCTAATGATTATCAAGTTGGATTAAGACATAATCTTGAAAGAATACAAGTAATGGATGAAAGTGCAAAGATGACAGAAGATTGTGGTAAATATGCTGGTATGGATAGATATGAAGCAAGAAAAGAAATAGTTAAAGACTTAGAAGAATTGAATTTACTTGAAAAAATTGAAGATCACAAACATGCTGTTGGGCATTGTTATAGGTGCCATACTACTGTTGAACCATTTTTAATGGATCAATGGTTTGTAAAAATGGAACCTTTAGCAAAAAAAGCTATTGAAGCTGTTGAAAAAGAAGAAATAAAGTTTCATCCACCAAGATGGAAGAAAGTTTATTTGAATTGGATGAGTGAAATAAGAGATTGGTGTATTTCAAGACAATTATGGTGGGGTCATAGAATACCAGTTTGGTACTGTGAAGACTGTGGACATATTAATGTTTCTGAAAATGAAGTTCATAAATGTGAAAAATGTGGAAGTACCAATTTAAAACAAGATGAAGATGTTTTAGATACATGGTTTAGTTCAGCACTTTGGCCATTTTCAACATTGGGTTGGCCAGAAAATACAAAAGATTTAGAAAAATTTTATCCAACGAGTACACTTGTTACTGGTTTTGACATAATATTTTTCTGGGTTGCAAGAATGATAATCATGGGAGAAAAGTTTATGAATGATAAACCTTTTTCTGATGTGTACATAACTCCACTTGTTAGAGATAAACAAGGAAGAAAAATGTCAAAGTCATTGGGAAATGGATTAGATCCACTTGAAGTTATTGAAAAGTATGGAACAGATCCTATGAGATTTACTCTTTCTATACTTGCAGCACAAGGAAAAGATATTAAGTTAGATATTAAAGCATTTGAACCTTACTCAAAGTTTGCAAATAAAATATGGAATGCAACAAGATTTGTTCTTTTGAATATGAATGATTTTGAAGAAATTGAATTAAAAGATGAAATGCTTGCAATTGAAGATAAATGGATTTTTACAAAACTTTCAAAGGCTGTAAAAGAAGTGTCAAAAGCTATTGAAGAGTATAATTTCAACATAGGGGCTAAAACTATGTATGAATTTTTCTGGAATGAATTTTGTGACTGGTACATAGAATCAGTAAAAGATAGATTAAAAGATGATAATTCTAAGAGAGTTGCACAAAATGTCCTTGTTAAAGTTTTAGATAATGCTTTGAAGTTGTTGCATCCATTTATGCCATACATAACAGAAGAGTTGTGGCAGAGTTTACCTATAGAACACAGTAGTGAAATGATAATAACTTCATCATGGCCTATATTTGAAAAGTCTTATGAGATAGAAGAAAGTAATTTTGAAAAAATAATGCAAGTTGTAAGAGGAATAAGAAATGTAAAAACTGAAATGAATATAGCAATAATAAAAAAAGTTGAAGTTAAGTTCAAAGCTACAAATGATAATTTTATGAAAAAATCGGATTCAATGATAAAAAAACTTGGGTTTGTTTCAAATATAGAAAAAGTTTCAGATAAACCAAATGGAACAGCAACTGCTTATGTAGATGATGATATGGAAGTTTATGTTGTTGTTGGTGATTTAATAGATATTGAAGCTGAAAGTGCAAGACTTGAAAAGAAAATAGGTAAATTAAATAAAGAGGTTCAAAAATTCGAAAAGAAACTTTCAAATAAAAATTTTGTTGAAAAAGCATCAGCAGATGTTGTTGAAGAAACAAAAGAAAAATTAAATGATGCAAAAGTACAGTTAGAAAAGGTTGAAAAACTTTATGGAGAATTAAAATGA
- a CDS encoding threonine/serine exporter family protein — MIIRIIFSYFATGAFSILFKTPAKYVPLSALSGMIGWSVYEVSNAYFSIEVAFVLSAFIAGFVSILFSNLFLVNSKIFMIPAVIPLVPGAPAFFSIQKFIEKDYNQAINFAYATFVAAFGIVIGLSMATYIFSFFNDFFDRKRILKYNNSIKNK, encoded by the coding sequence ATGATTATTAGAATAATATTTTCATATTTTGCAACTGGTGCATTTTCAATATTGTTTAAAACGCCAGCAAAGTATGTACCTTTATCAGCATTATCTGGAATGATAGGCTGGAGTGTTTATGAAGTATCAAATGCTTATTTTAGTATTGAGGTTGCTTTTGTTTTATCAGCATTTATTGCTGGTTTTGTTTCAATTTTATTCTCAAATCTTTTTTTAGTTAATTCTAAAATATTTATGATTCCAGCTGTAATACCTCTTGTGCCTGGAGCACCAGCTTTTTTTTCAATTCAAAAATTTATTGAAAAAGATTATAATCAAGCTATTAATTTTGCTTATGCAACATTTGTTGCTGCGTTTGGAATAGTAATAGGATTATCTATGGCAACATATATCTTTTCTTTCTTCAATGATTTTTTTGACAGAAAGAGGATTTTAAAGTATAATAACAGTATAAAAAACAAATAA
- a CDS encoding threonine/serine ThrE exporter family protein gives MHIQRISDIFMEIAKSLYYYGESSTEIEDSLFKIAKTYGLDVQVAAMGTVIHITLIAPKGETISRIERVNDIDINFSKLELWEQLIRRIINEKRPLYKVKKDIIKIKNINEHTKTSIPLLIISVFIVSFSFCILFKGNFIDSIVSGISGVSSFIIIFKIKNRIFKDFMAGFLLHTFISIQSIFFNINLFPSLAGALMVFVPGLLLTNGILEIGERNLVSGGSKLLESMFILGALVMGAISSSIIWR, from the coding sequence GTGCATATACAAAGAATTTCAGATATTTTTATGGAAATAGCCAAGTCTCTTTATTATTATGGTGAAAGTTCTACAGAAATTGAAGATAGTTTATTTAAAATAGCTAAAACTTATGGTTTAGATGTTCAAGTTGCTGCAATGGGAACGGTTATTCATATTACTCTCATAGCTCCAAAAGGAGAAACAATATCAAGAATAGAAAGAGTTAATGATATTGATATAAATTTTTCAAAATTAGAATTATGGGAACAGTTGATTAGGAGAATAATAAATGAAAAAAGACCATTATATAAGGTAAAAAAGGATATTATTAAAATAAAAAATATAAATGAACATACTAAAACTTCAATTCCATTATTAATTATATCAGTTTTTATTGTATCTTTTTCATTTTGTATTTTATTTAAAGGAAATTTTATTGATTCGATTGTATCTGGTATTTCTGGAGTGAGTTCTTTTATAATTATTTTTAAAATAAAAAATAGAATTTTTAAAGATTTTATGGCTGGTTTTTTATTACATACATTTATATCAATTCAAAGTATTTTTTTTAATATTAATTTATTTCCATCACTTGCTGGAGCATTAATGGTTTTTGTTCCTGGCCTTCTTTTAACTAATGGTATATTGGAAATAGGAGAAAGAAATTTAGTTTCTGGTGGTTCTAAACTTTTAGAATCAATGTTTATACTTGGGGCACTTGTTATGGGAGCTATTAGTTCATCTATTATTTGGAGATGA
- a CDS encoding sensor histidine kinase, with the protein MKKTFSNKIIKIININFIIYSISLILSAYLVSYYIINVYIMNNLDTIFNTKKYFMKNIQETINSEFLMYKKYGIKNFKLIDSIYGNGKFEFHNKTINFIPHKGIIKDKDDQYIYFSYNYNTKYLIGINLNKIVKYLNIKNKANDFIVILKTSEGFVLPQNIIFNSLINKNLNEDTIVLKTKTERYNVKLGKEYGIDFFVLINSKIIDTYTTYIAIAAFTFLLIIIIINKTNSIFVQRSIEKPINTLITGIKNIKTKKSSEIIYEEDDEFKILSNEFNALYKQLRVTILDLKQSEENAKKASEFKSNVLKTLSHEIKTPLHSILGFTEYLKLKLNDEKDIEILNTVRKSSSDLLKKFEKLFERSKIETEPENIKLNLENFNLKTTILKIASIYESECSKKNIKFNLSFKLENLNTQFLDKIKIEKVLIELLDNALKFTEKGEINFTIENDEKNLYFSIEDTGKGIKADEIDIIFEDFFQSEHFLTRTTEGMGMGLSISNFYIKVMDGKIKFKSKKIGTIVNLEIPTELTLKKIKNLSIEKDFKNLSISKKKLENIQLNLEKDIREIINTTNLKLFKEKLNTLYTYTKSNNLNTLSNILFDLKNKSMGFSKEYLEELHNLFLYKIF; encoded by the coding sequence ATGAAAAAAACATTTTCTAATAAAATTATAAAAATTATAAATATCAACTTTATTATATATTCTATTTCATTAATTTTATCAGCTTATCTTGTTTCATATTACATAATAAATGTTTACATTATGAATAACTTAGACACAATTTTCAATACTAAAAAATATTTTATGAAAAATATACAAGAAACAATAAATTCAGAATTTTTAATGTATAAAAAATATGGAATAAAAAATTTTAAATTAATAGATTCCATTTATGGTAATGGAAAATTTGAATTTCATAATAAAACAATTAATTTTATTCCACATAAAGGAATTATAAAAGATAAAGATGACCAATATATTTATTTTTCATATAATTACAATACTAAATATTTAATAGGTATAAACTTAAATAAAATAGTTAAATACTTGAATATAAAAAATAAAGCTAATGATTTTATTGTAATTTTAAAAACATCCGAAGGATTTGTTTTACCTCAAAATATTATTTTTAACTCTTTAATAAATAAAAATTTAAATGAAGATACTATAGTTTTAAAAACTAAAACAGAAAGATACAATGTTAAATTAGGAAAAGAATATGGAATAGATTTTTTTGTATTAATAAACTCAAAAATAATAGATACATATACAACATATATAGCAATAGCAGCTTTTACATTTCTCTTAATAATTATTATAATTAACAAAACCAACAGTATATTTGTTCAAAGATCTATAGAAAAACCAATAAACACATTAATAACGGGTATAAAGAATATAAAAACTAAAAAAAGTTCTGAAATTATTTATGAAGAAGATGATGAATTTAAAATTTTAAGTAATGAATTTAATGCTTTATACAAACAACTAAGAGTAACTATCTTAGATTTAAAACAATCAGAAGAAAATGCAAAAAAAGCTTCTGAATTTAAAAGCAATGTTTTAAAAACACTATCTCATGAAATAAAAACTCCACTTCATTCAATATTAGGTTTTACAGAATATTTAAAACTAAAATTAAATGATGAAAAAGATATAGAAATTTTAAATACAGTAAGAAAGAGTTCTTCTGATTTATTAAAAAAATTCGAAAAACTCTTTGAACGATCTAAAATAGAAACAGAACCAGAAAATATAAAACTTAATTTAGAAAATTTTAATTTAAAAACGACCATATTAAAGATAGCTTCAATATACGAATCTGAATGTTCTAAAAAAAACATAAAGTTCAATTTATCATTTAAATTAGAAAATTTAAATACACAATTTTTGGACAAAATAAAAATAGAAAAAGTTTTAATTGAACTATTAGATAACGCTTTAAAATTTACTGAAAAAGGAGAAATAAACTTTACTATAGAAAATGATGAAAAAAACTTATACTTTTCAATAGAAGATACAGGAAAAGGAATAAAAGCAGATGAAATAGATATAATATTTGAAGATTTTTTTCAATCAGAACACTTTCTTACAAGAACTACCGAAGGAATGGGCATGGGACTTAGTATTTCTAATTTTTATATAAAAGTTATGGATGGAAAAATAAAATTCAAATCAAAAAAAATAGGAACAATAGTAAATCTTGAAATTCCAACAGAATTAACTTTAAAAAAGATAAAAAATTTATCTATTGAAAAAGACTTTAAAAATCTTTCCATTTCAAAGAAAAAACTTGAAAATATACAATTAAATTTAGAAAAAGATATAAGAGAAATAATAAATACTACAAATTTAAAATTATTTAAAGAAAAACTAAATACCTTATATACTTATACAAAATCAAACAACTTAAACACATTGAGCAATATTTTATTTGATTTGAAAAATAAAAGTATGGGTTTTTCAAAAGAATATTTAGAAGAATTACACAACTTATTTTTGTACAAGATTTTTTAA